TCGGCCCCGACGACCTGCACGCGATCAACCCGCGGCTCGTGATCGGACGCATGACGGGCTTCGGCCAGGTGGGCCCGATGGCGTCGCGGCCCGGGTTCGGCACGATCGCGGAGGCGATGAGCGGGTTCGCCTCGCTCACCGGGCAGCCTGACGGTCCGCCGACCCTCCCGCCCCTCGGGCTCGCCGACGGGATCGCCGGCATCACGATGGCGTTCGCCGTCATGACCGCCCTGCGGGCTCGCGACACGACCGGGCGTGGGCAGGTCATCGACCTCGCCATCATCGAGCCGATGCTCTCGATCGTCGGCAGCCTCGTGACGGCCTACAAGAAGGCCGGTGTCGTCCCCGTGCGCACCGGCAACCGCTCGAGCAGCAACGCCCCCCGCAACGTCTACCGCAGCCGTGACGGTCGGTGGCTCGCGGTGTCGACGAGCGCGCAGCGCATCGCCGAGCGGGTGATGGTGCTCGTCGGCCGCCCCGACCTCGTCGAGCAGCCGTGGTTCTCGAGCGGCACGGGGCGGGTCGCGCACGTCGACGAGCTCGACACGGCGGTCGGTGACTGGATCGCCGCGCGTGACGCCGACGAGGTCGTCGCCGCCTTCGAGCAGGCGGCGGCGGCGATCGCCCCGATCTACGACGTCGCCGACATCGCGGTCGACCCGCAGTTCGCCGCCCTCGGCAGCTTCGTCGACCTGCCCGACGACGAGCTCGGCGAGCTGAGCATCCAGAACGTGACGTTCCGGCTGTCGGAGACACCCGGCCGCGTCCGGTGGACCGGCCCGCCCAAGGGCAAGCACACCGACGAGGTGCTGCGCGAGGCCGGCTACGACGACGACGAGATCGCGGCCCTGCGCGAGAGCGGAGCGGTGCGGTGAGCGACACGCGCGGCACGCCCCGCACGCACGGCACGCACGGTCACGGGCGGCCGTGGCTGAGCTGGCTGTACGTCCCCGGCGACCGGCCCGAGCGCTTCGACAAGGCCGTCGCCAGTGGCGCCTCGGTCGTCATCCTCGACCTCGAGGATGCCGTGTCGCCGGCCCACAAGGACGCCGCCCGCACGCACGTCGTGACCTACCTGAACGAGCGGTCGCAGGGCTCGACACCGGTCCACGTGCGCATCAACGGTCTCGGCACGGCGTGGGTCGACGACGACTTGGCTGCGTTGGCGGCCGACGACCGGGGTGGTGACCGCGGTGGTGACCGCGGTGGTGACCGCGGAGGTGACAGTGGCGGCGCGGCAGCGCGCCCAGACGGCATCCGTGTGCCCAAGGTCGAGTCCGTCGCCGACCTCGACCGGGTCGCCGAAGCGGTGGGGCCGTCGATGCCGCTCTACGCGATCCTCGAGTCGGCCCGCGGACTGCGGTCGGTGGACGCGATCGCGGCGCACCCGTCGGTGGCCGGAGTGGCACTCGGTGAGCAGGACCTCCTCGCCGAGCTCGGCGTCACCGCCCCGGCCGCGGTCAACGCCATGCGCCTCCAGGTCGTGCTCGCCGCGGCGGCGGCCGGCAAGGGGCCGGTGCCGATGTCGGTGTTCCCGCGCCTCCGTGACGACGCGGGCTTTCTCGAGACCTGCCGCGAGGGGCGCGCGCTCGGCATGGTCGGTCGCTCCGTCATCCACCCCACGCAGGTCGCCCTGACCCGTCAGGCGTTCCGACCCGAGCAGCGCGAGATCGGCTGGGCCGCAGAGGTCGTCGCGGCGGCGGGTGACGACGACACGCCCGGGGCCACGACGACGACCGACGGCCAGTTCGTCGACGCCCCAGTGCTCGCCCGCGCCCGGGCCCTGCTCGCCCTCGCCGACGCGACGCGCGAGCCCGACGGCACCTGATCAGGCGGCCGGGCCGACGCGGGGGTGCACGACGGCACCGCGTACCCTGCCGGGACGCGTCGCCGCCAACACCCTGGCCAGGGTCACCGGCGACGCGAGCGACAGCGGCGGCGCGTCGAGGTTGAGCACGCGGTTGAGACGCCGGGCCACGGGCAGCGACGAGTGGGTCGCGCGCATGACCCGGTCGACGTAGAGGTTGACGACCGCCGACCCTCGTGGACGCTCGCCCACGGTCGCGGAATGCGCGAAGTCGCCGCCGACCGCGATGGTCCACGGGACGTCGATGATGCGAGCGGCCTTGCGGTGGAACGACATCGGTAGCCGACCGTCCGCGATCGCGCCGGCCCCGCCGCCGAGTCCCACGAGGGCGCGGCCCAGGGCCTCGGCCTGCAGCGCGGACGAGGACATCCCCTGCCCGTAGACGGGGTCGAAGCTGCAGGCGGCGTCGCCGACGGCGACCAGGCCGGCCGGCATCCGGTCGAGCCGCTCGAAGTGTCGGCGACGGCTGGCGGGGTAGCGGAACACCGCCACCTCGGACACCGGCTCGCACCGACGCAGGATCTGACCGACCACCGGCGACGGCAGCGACTCGGCGAAGGCCGCGAAGCCCTCGTCGTCGGCGGGTGGCGCGTCGCCGTGCATGCCGGCGACCGTGATCTGCCACCGGTCGCCCTCGACGGGCATGGCGGCGCCGACGCGCAGACCGTCCTCGGGTGCGGAGGCGATGACGGCGAACTGCCCCGAGAAGTCACCCGGCGAGCGCCGGAGCAGGCGTGAGGCGTAGGCGACGTCGATGCCGACCTCGGTCGTCGGCGGGACGAGCACGCCGTCGGCGGCGAGCCGGTGCAGCAGGCGCGAGCTGCGGCCAGAGCAGTCGGCCACGAGGTCGGCGGCCCACGTTCGGTCGCCGGACCGGACGCCCGTGACCCGGTCGCCGTCGAGCGTCACCGCGTCGGCCCGGACGCCCTCGACGACGGTCACGTTCGGCAGCGCCGCCACCCGCCGACGGACGACGTGCTCGAGGAGGGGACGCGTGAGGCTGAGCGTGCTGCCGCCCCAGTCGCCCCGGGCGCGGTAGCCGCCTGACTGCCACACCCAGCCCCCGGTGCCATCGACCGTGACCGCGCCCTCGGCGACCAGCTCGGAGCGGATGCCGGGGAACCACTCCTCGAGCAGGCGCAGCCCCGCCGCGAGCAGCGCGTGCAGGTGCCGGCCCTGGGGGACGTGGCCGCGGGCTGTCGCGTCGACGGGCAGGGACTCGCGCTCGAGCACGACGACCTGCGCCGCGTGGTCACTGAGGACGCGCGCGGTGAGCAGCCCGGCGATGCTGCCGCCGACGACGACCGCCCGACCGGTCGTGACCGTTGCTGCGGCGTCGGGTGGTGGCGCCGACGATCCGGTTCGTCGCAGCTGCACGGCCGTTCCTCCCTGCCGGTGCCACCGCACCCCGGACGGCCGCGTCGACGCGTCCACGCTAACGACGTGGGGGCCCGCCGTGAAGACCCGTCACCCACGTCAGGCGCACCGACGCACCTGCCGGGCTCGACGGCATCCGGGCGGCGGGTGACCCTCGGTAGGGTGCGTCGGTGGCGGCCGACCGGGCCACCTCGACACACCCCCGACCGCGAGGACCGACCGTGACCGCGACCGCACCGCCGCCCGACGCGCCCCGCGACTCGGTCGTGGACGTCGCGAGCGCGCAGCCCATCGACCGCACGTGGGTGCAGTGGGCGGTCGGGCGGCTCGAGGCCGACACACGGCGCAGTGCCGACACGCACCTGCTACCGCTGCGGCCCCCGGCGGAGCGATCGGTCGACGTCTACCTCAAGGACGAGTCGACCCACCCGACGGGCAGCCTCAAGCACCGACTGGCGCGCTCGCTCTTCCTCTTCGCCCTGTGCAACGGTCAGATCGGTCCGCGCACGACGGTCGTCGAGGCCTCGAGCGGCTCGACCGCCATCAGCGAGGCGTACTTCGCGCGGCTGCTCGGGCTGCCGTTCGTGGCCGTCATGGTGCGCACGACGAGCCGCGAGAAGATCGCGCTCATCGAGCGCGAGGGTGGGCGCTGCGAGCTCGTCGACTCCGCGGGCGAGGTGTACGACGTCGCGCGGCGGCTCGCCGACGAGTGCGGCGGCCTCTACCTCGACCAGTTCACCAACGCCGAGCGCGCGACCGACTGGCGCGGCAACAACAACATCGCCGAGTCGATCTTCGAGCAGCTCGAGCTCGAGACGCACCCGGTGCCCACGTGGGTCGTCGTCGGCGCCGGCACCGGCGGCACGAGCGCGACCATCGGGCGCTACCTGCGCTACCGCGGCCTGCCGACGCGGCTGGCCGTCGTCGACCCCGAGGGCTCGGCGTTCCTGTCGGCCTACGCGGGCCAGGGCGACGCCGGTCGCGGGTCGCGCATCGAGGGCATCGGCCGCCCGCGCGTCGAGCCGTCGTTCGTGCCCCAGGTCGTCGACCGGATGCTGGGGGTGCCGGATGCCGCGTCGGTAGCGGCCATGAGGTTCCTGAGGTCGCACCTCGGCATCGCGGCCGGGCCCTCCACCGGGACCAACCTCGTCGGGGCCCTGCGGCTCGCGTGCGAGATGCGTCAGCAGGGCGTGGCGGGCTCGATCGTCACGCTCATGTGCGACCGGGCCGAGCGCTACGACGCCACCTTCGACGACGACGGGTGGCTGCGGGCGCAGGGGCTCGACTGGCAGGCGTGGAGCGGGCGCATCGAGCGGGCGTGGTCCGAGCTCGAGTGGCCGGTCGCTTGACCCCCACCTCACTCGAGTCGCTCGCCGGCGCACCCTCGGCGGCAGTCAGCTCCCGGTCCAGACCGGGTCACGCTTCTCGGCGAAGGCGACGACTCCCTCTCGCGCGTCACGACTCTGCCGTCGTCGCTCTTCCTCGACGTAGGTCCGCGTGAAGGCGTCGGGCAGAGGCAGGGCCTGCGACTCGTAGAAGGACTGTTTGATCGCGCGCACCGAGAGGGGGGCGGCTCGGAGGATGGCCTGGACCAGGTCGTCGACGGACCTGTCGAGGTCCTCACGGGGCACCACCGCATTCACCAGCCCGAACTGCAGAGCGCGCTCGGCCGACATCGGCCGCCCGGTGAGCAGATGCTCGAGGGCCACCCGAGGTGGCACCTGACGCCCGAGGCGGAAGACACCCCCCGCCCCGGGGACCAGTCCCCGGAGGGCCTCGGGCAGCCCGAACGAGGAGTCGTCGGCCGCGACGATGAGGTCCGTCGCCATCGCGAGCTCGAAACCGCCCCCCAGAACGTGTCCGAAAACCCGGGCCACCACCGGTTTGGTGATGTCGAAGCGGTCGGTGAGTCGAGGCGCGCCGGGCTTGCCGGCGCTGCCGAACGACACCGCCCGCACGGCATCGGTGTGAGCCGCCGTCTCCTTGAGGTCCTGCCCGACGCAGAAAGCGCGCGTGCCCGCGCCGGTGAGAACGGCCACCCGGACGTCCGTGTCGCCCTGCACGACCTCCCAGGCGTCCGCGAGCCGGCGGTGCGTCTCGCTGTCCAGGGCGTTGAGCACCTCGGGACGGTTCAGCGTGATGCGCGCGACGTGGCCCTCGACGTGCACGATCACCGGAGACCGGTCGGAGATCGTCGCGCTCACACCTCCTCCGGCCAGTCGGCCCGCCGGATGGCGGGTGAGGCGTATCCGACGAACATCGCCACGAGCAGGAGCGCGGCGAGGCCGCCGACGGCGACCCAGGGAGCGAGCTCGAGGAGCAGACCCGACACGAGCACGCCCAGGGCTGAGCCCGTTCCGAGCACGGTCATGAAAGCCGTGACGGTGCGGCCACGCTGCTCGTCGCTGACCTGACGGAAGATGAGGATGTCGACGAGGATGCGCACGGTCGGCCCGCCGACCCCGATGAGAGCGAGCACGACCGCCATCACCCACGGCCCCCGGACGACCGACAGGGCTGCGATGAGGATCGTGGTGAAGGTTCCGACGACGAGCAGCAGCACCCCGGGACGGAAGATCCGTTGCATCGGCTTGACGAGGAGGGTACCGAGCAGACCTCCCACCGCGAGGCCCGCGGAGGTGGCCCCGATGACGAGCGGGGGCGCGTCCTGCTGCTGGAGGATGAACACGACGATGAGGATGAGCGGGGCGATGGCGAGGTTGGACGCGGCGGCGAACACCGTGCCGAGCCGCAGTACCGGGTTGCCCCAGAGGATGCGCAGGCCGGCCGCCGGTCCGGCGGCGTCTCGCGGCGCCCCTGGGTCGATGCGGCCGAGCGACCGGTCGACGAGGGATGCGAGCAGCAACGCGAGACCCGACAGGGCGCCCGCCACGACGATGGGGACGCCCGCCCCGAAGCCGTACGTGTACCCCGCCACCGACGGGCCGGCCAGGCTGACCGTGTTTCCCCTCACCTCGTCCTGGGTGAGCGCGCTCGTCAGCTGCTGTGGGGGGACGGCCTTGCGGACCATGAGCATCCGCGAGGCCCCGGCGAAGGGGGCCGCGGCCCCCATGACCGCCGCACCCGCGAGAAGCATCCAGACCTGGGCTCGTCCGGTCAGGAGAGCAGCCGCGACGAGCAGCA
This is a stretch of genomic DNA from Terracoccus luteus. It encodes these proteins:
- a CDS encoding CaiB/BaiF CoA transferase family protein, with the protein product MSALDGLRVIDMSTLFAGPTAAMMLADHGAHVVKIEHPRRDDPSRGHGTAVDGVGLWWKTMSRGKLATCVDASHPDGQAVIRRLVADADVLIENFRPGTLERWGLGPDDLHAINPRLVIGRMTGFGQVGPMASRPGFGTIAEAMSGFASLTGQPDGPPTLPPLGLADGIAGITMAFAVMTALRARDTTGRGQVIDLAIIEPMLSIVGSLVTAYKKAGVVPVRTGNRSSSNAPRNVYRSRDGRWLAVSTSAQRIAERVMVLVGRPDLVEQPWFSSGTGRVAHVDELDTAVGDWIAARDADEVVAAFEQAAAAIAPIYDVADIAVDPQFAALGSFVDLPDDELGELSIQNVTFRLSETPGRVRWTGPPKGKHTDEVLREAGYDDDEIAALRESGAVR
- a CDS encoding HpcH/HpaI aldolase/citrate lyase family protein, producing MSDTRGTPRTHGTHGHGRPWLSWLYVPGDRPERFDKAVASGASVVILDLEDAVSPAHKDAARTHVVTYLNERSQGSTPVHVRINGLGTAWVDDDLAALAADDRGGDRGGDRGGDRGGDSGGAAARPDGIRVPKVESVADLDRVAEAVGPSMPLYAILESARGLRSVDAIAAHPSVAGVALGEQDLLAELGVTAPAAVNAMRLQVVLAAAAAGKGPVPMSVFPRLRDDAGFLETCREGRALGMVGRSVIHPTQVALTRQAFRPEQREIGWAAEVVAAAGDDDTPGATTTTDGQFVDAPVLARARALLALADATREPDGT
- a CDS encoding FAD-dependent oxidoreductase; this encodes MQLRRTGSSAPPPDAAATVTTGRAVVVGGSIAGLLTARVLSDHAAQVVVLERESLPVDATARGHVPQGRHLHALLAAGLRLLEEWFPGIRSELVAEGAVTVDGTGGWVWQSGGYRARGDWGGSTLSLTRPLLEHVVRRRVAALPNVTVVEGVRADAVTLDGDRVTGVRSGDRTWAADLVADCSGRSSRLLHRLAADGVLVPPTTEVGIDVAYASRLLRRSPGDFSGQFAVIASAPEDGLRVGAAMPVEGDRWQITVAGMHGDAPPADDEGFAAFAESLPSPVVGQILRRCEPVSEVAVFRYPASRRRHFERLDRMPAGLVAVGDAACSFDPVYGQGMSSSALQAEALGRALVGLGGGAGAIADGRLPMSFHRKAARIIDVPWTIAVGGDFAHSATVGERPRGSAVVNLYVDRVMRATHSSLPVARRLNRVLNLDAPPLSLASPVTLARVLAATRPGRVRGAVVHPRVGPAA
- a CDS encoding PLP-dependent cysteine synthase family protein, with translation MDVASAQPIDRTWVQWAVGRLEADTRRSADTHLLPLRPPAERSVDVYLKDESTHPTGSLKHRLARSLFLFALCNGQIGPRTTVVEASSGSTAISEAYFARLLGLPFVAVMVRTTSREKIALIEREGGRCELVDSAGEVYDVARRLADECGGLYLDQFTNAERATDWRGNNNIAESIFEQLELETHPVPTWVVVGAGTGGTSATIGRYLRYRGLPTRLAVVDPEGSAFLSAYAGQGDAGRGSRIEGIGRPRVEPSFVPQVVDRMLGVPDAASVAAMRFLRSHLGIAAGPSTGTNLVGALRLACEMRQQGVAGSIVTLMCDRAERYDATFDDDGWLRAQGLDWQAWSGRIERAWSELEWPVA
- the dpgD gene encoding enoyl-CoA-hydratase DpgD — protein: MIVHVEGHVARITLNRPEVLNALDSETHRRLADAWEVVQGDTDVRVAVLTGAGTRAFCVGQDLKETAAHTDAVRAVSFGSAGKPGAPRLTDRFDITKPVVARVFGHVLGGGFELAMATDLIVAADDSSFGLPEALRGLVPGAGGVFRLGRQVPPRVALEHLLTGRPMSAERALQFGLVNAVVPREDLDRSVDDLVQAILRAAPLSVRAIKQSFYESQALPLPDAFTRTYVEEERRRQSRDAREGVVAFAEKRDPVWTGS
- a CDS encoding MFS transporter — its product is MAESSGPVSTSRERPAAVVVPLWRNKNFQLLWSGTAFTLFANEMGVVAFPLVILGLTDSPALAGLYGAVQLAASVLVGIPAGAWVDRHDRRRLLLCAEALKATVLLLVAAALLTGRAQVWMLLAGAAVMGAAAPFAGASRMLMVRKAVPPQQLTSALTQDEVRGNTVSLAGPSVAGYTYGFGAGVPIVVAGALSGLALLLASLVDRSLGRIDPGAPRDAAGPAAGLRILWGNPVLRLGTVFAAASNLAIAPLILIVVFILQQQDAPPLVIGATSAGLAVGGLLGTLLVKPMQRIFRPGVLLLVVGTFTTILIAALSVVRGPWVMAVVLALIGVGGPTVRILVDILIFRQVSDEQRGRTVTAFMTVLGTGSALGVLVSGLLLELAPWVAVGGLAALLLVAMFVGYASPAIRRADWPEEV